One Anas platyrhynchos isolate ZD024472 breed Pekin duck chromosome 2, IASCAAS_PekinDuck_T2T, whole genome shotgun sequence DNA segment encodes these proteins:
- the RBFA gene encoding putative ribosome-binding factor A, mitochondrial isoform X2, with amino-acid sequence MMYEPTKLTSVVKGDHTKTRKEDTIRCRVLNNLIHKAVSEMMSTGEVNQELYDLKLEICKVSLASNFSACRVYWNPAAITENESYVESLLQKSAPRIRYLLMSQQILGNVPPIVFVKDKEAAAVKKVEELLSIADFGPEEEKVLSQNDSSESFSSATQSSDSPMRSNLFGIDHELLNKQIMDYKRLKVSRDTEGICRTQKQEQQLSKIQKKMKKKKMRNPPDDDITPQKYLMDRSEADYLDDNNDSISDYEIEDELQEGVNELEAGDGETQSQPPVKLK; translated from the exons ATG ATGTATGAGCCAACCAAGTTGACCTCTGTAGTGAAAGGTGACCATACAAAAACTAGGAAAGAAGATACCATACGCTGTAGAGTCTTGAATAACCTTATTCATAAAGCTGTGTCAGAGATGATGAGTACCGGTGAAGTTAATCAAGAACTTTATGACCTCAAGCTGGAAATCTGCAAG GTGTCCCTGGCATCAAACTTTTCAGCATGTCGTGTGTATTGGAATCCTGCTGCTATTACAGAGAATGAAAGTTATGTTGAAAGTTTACTGCAGAAGAGTGCTCCACGTATACG GTATCTCCTGATGAGTCAGCAAATTTTAGGAAATGTACCCCCGATAGTATTTGTAAAAGACAAAGAAGCTGCGGCTGTAAAAAAG GTTGAGGAATTATTATCAATTGCTGATTTTGgacctgaagaagaaaaagtactATCTCAAAATGATTCCAG tgAATCATTCTCTTCAGCAACTCAATCTTCTGATTCACCCATGCGATCTAATCTTTTTGGTATTGATCATGAATTGCTGAATAAGCAGATAATGGACTACAAAAGACTGAAAGTGTCAAGAGATACAGAAGGCATTTGCCGGACACAaaaacaggagcagcagctgtcaaagattcaaaagaaaatgaaaaagaaaaaaatgaggaatcCTCCTGATGATGACATCACACCACAGAAATACTTAATGGACAGATCCGAAGCTGATTATTTGGATGATAACAATGATTCAATTTCAGACTATGAGATAGAAGATGAATTACAGGAAGGGGTAAATGAATTGGAGGCAGGTGATGGCGAAACTCAAAGTCAGCCTCCTGTTAAACTGAAATGA
- the RBFA gene encoding putative ribosome-binding factor A, mitochondrial isoform X1, whose protein sequence is MWRSGRAALAAVGLPCCRALRSSAPACGSRNLLKKMLHKKKKKFWYDSPALGSKMMYEPTKLTSVVKGDHTKTRKEDTIRCRVLNNLIHKAVSEMMSTGEVNQELYDLKLEICKVSLASNFSACRVYWNPAAITENESYVESLLQKSAPRIRYLLMSQQILGNVPPIVFVKDKEAAAVKKVEELLSIADFGPEEEKVLSQNDSSESFSSATQSSDSPMRSNLFGIDHELLNKQIMDYKRLKVSRDTEGICRTQKQEQQLSKIQKKMKKKKMRNPPDDDITPQKYLMDRSEADYLDDNNDSISDYEIEDELQEGVNELEAGDGETQSQPPVKLK, encoded by the exons ATGTGGCggagcgggcgggcggcgctgGCCGCCGtggggctgccctgctgcagggcgCTGCGCAGCTCGGCCCCTGCCTGCGGCTCCAGGAACCTGCTGAAGAAAATGCTGCACAAGAAGAA aaagaagttttgGTATGacagcccagccctggggtCTAAAATG ATGTATGAGCCAACCAAGTTGACCTCTGTAGTGAAAGGTGACCATACAAAAACTAGGAAAGAAGATACCATACGCTGTAGAGTCTTGAATAACCTTATTCATAAAGCTGTGTCAGAGATGATGAGTACCGGTGAAGTTAATCAAGAACTTTATGACCTCAAGCTGGAAATCTGCAAG GTGTCCCTGGCATCAAACTTTTCAGCATGTCGTGTGTATTGGAATCCTGCTGCTATTACAGAGAATGAAAGTTATGTTGAAAGTTTACTGCAGAAGAGTGCTCCACGTATACG GTATCTCCTGATGAGTCAGCAAATTTTAGGAAATGTACCCCCGATAGTATTTGTAAAAGACAAAGAAGCTGCGGCTGTAAAAAAG GTTGAGGAATTATTATCAATTGCTGATTTTGgacctgaagaagaaaaagtactATCTCAAAATGATTCCAG tgAATCATTCTCTTCAGCAACTCAATCTTCTGATTCACCCATGCGATCTAATCTTTTTGGTATTGATCATGAATTGCTGAATAAGCAGATAATGGACTACAAAAGACTGAAAGTGTCAAGAGATACAGAAGGCATTTGCCGGACACAaaaacaggagcagcagctgtcaaagattcaaaagaaaatgaaaaagaaaaaaatgaggaatcCTCCTGATGATGACATCACACCACAGAAATACTTAATGGACAGATCCGAAGCTGATTATTTGGATGATAACAATGATTCAATTTCAGACTATGAGATAGAAGATGAATTACAGGAAGGGGTAAATGAATTGGAGGCAGGTGATGGCGAAACTCAAAGTCAGCCTCCTGTTAAACTGAAATGA